The Periophthalmus magnuspinnatus isolate fPerMag1 chromosome 10, fPerMag1.2.pri, whole genome shotgun sequence genome segment TGAACCCTTAAATGAATGGAAGACAGCAGTTATGAAAAGTAACGATTGGAAATTATTGATCTtcaaagactaaaccaacaaTACAAGCCAACAATACTTGCATGTTccctttattattttgttggattagttacattttttttaccaatacTTATGtcacttcattttttttcaagcaAATGTTATTGAGCACTATTGTGCTATACTTGATGACAAAATGTTGACTTGTGAAATAAttggaagtacgagcacataagtcctgtgctcaggtctctgcactggcttcctgtagctcaaaaaatagactttaaagcagctctggttgtgtataagtctctccatggcctaggtccaaagtatatctccgacatgttagtgccatatgaaccatctcgcactccgaggacttcagggaccggcctcctgctggtgcccagagtcaggactaaacatggggtaTCAGCGTTTAagatttatgcagctaaaacctggaacagtcttcctgaagatgtgagacaggcctctactttaagAATGCtcaaggctcaaaacagttctgttctgctgtgcatacgactgaaaggtttttattctgcactcttctcttttaatggtaattttatgatgattatttgagattatttatgttttgatttgtgtgattttaatgtctttcttattctgtaaagcactttgaattacctttgtgtacgaattgtgctatacaaataaacttgccttgccttgccaattGTTAGATCAAGTTAGTCGAGTCTAGAGGGATGGAAGTGATCATGTACCTCTGGCTGCCACAGTAACGTGCTATGAACAGGCCTAGATGTTGTATTTTTCAGCTGATTTTGTCAAGTTGAGATAAGGTCTGTAGAtgacatgtgttttgttttgtttttagttactTCTGTTAACGTGTTAACTACCCCAAAACATTTTCCTAACTCCAATCCTGTTCCTAAATTTAACCAAAGCCAAACCATTCTCCTAAACCTACCTTTAGCCAAACCCCTCTTGCTTCACTTTTAAGAAGGCCCGATAAGTTACTGAACCAGGCATGTCTtgttcttttcctcctcttttaatcatttttatccACCATCTGATTAAAGGAATGTATCAAGAGCTTGGGCATGTAAAACTTAAAGGCCAAACTACAGCGCAGTTAGTTTCAGTCAAATCAACCATTCTGAAAAGAATCTGGATCAGTTTATTCACCGGATCcacaaataaagactaaaactCATGAAATTTGaatatggacttttttttttttttttttttttttttttttttttacattactatAAGTCCTTACAGctaccatttatttattcatgtatttatttattttatgtatttatttatttatgtagttatttattttattttttatgtatttattatttttatttatttatttactttttttttttttttttttaccagtagatgtcaGATGTTCAGTCTCATCTGTACTCTCTATttttcttctgtcagaccaaagctgACACACTATCAGCCAGCAGTaatgtagatagcatctagtggtgatatgtgagaatacaatctaattacaaatagtagctttaaattttattttttacaactgtCTATCAGACCATCCCTCTAGACAGCAGCTTTACTTCTTATATTtacctaaaatgtattttacaactgTTTTTCCTCTGTGCGTAGCTTGTTACTACTTATAATTAGAGTGGATCAGACAACAGAGACCCAAAACTACAGAGTTTCAGCTTCACAAAGAGCACAGCCATTAATCTGTACTCTAAAAGTTCAGCAGCAGTTTGAGTTGAGGGTCATTTTAGTCTGGCGTTCATAATAAATTATAGCTATAGGCATCCCAGGTTAATTAAATTGCGCGATTAAACCACTGAGGGCACAATATTACAgctatgaaatgtatttttctctcCAAAACTGTGTcacctctgctccgtctgcgaAAGCCTTCTGCTGCTGCCCACCCACAGtgtctcctgtgctctctcggGCAGGGGGCGGACCTAGCCTAGCCACATCCGAGCTGAAGGATGTTCTCACACAGCTAAACTTACAACTGCAATGGGAGATATGTGACAAGCAATGACCCTTTAAAGATGATTATATGCTTGGGTTTCATGACATTTCACTCAGGAGTATTTTGAAGAATGAAAATGTGCTGGGAAAGTAGTCATCATCTGTTAAATGgcaaatataaatgaatatgtATATGTTTTTGCCAACTGTCCATGTGAGAATCTAAGTTTATTACTGTGGGTGGAACAAGATGAGTAAGGCCTAGACTTTTGCATTTTCTGAAACTTGAAAATACTTAGAGCGTAGATAGTTACATTTATAAGTTATTATGAAAAGGGAATAGCTTGACCAGAAACCAGAgccaaatcaagactaaaccaggtctcacagaaccaagactgaaccaagactgaaccaggactaatctcagactaaaccttgactgaaccaggagtaaactagaagtaaaccaggactaatctaggccTAAATCATGACTGAACCaatactaaaccaagactgaacctgaacccaggactaaaccaggactaaaccaggactaatctaggactaaaccatgactgaaccaggactaaaccaggactgaaccaggactaaaccaggactgaaccaggactaatctaggactaaaccatgactgaaccatgactgaaccaggactaaaccaggactgaacctgaaccaggactaaaccaggactgaaccaggactaatctcagactaaaccatgactgaaccaggagtaaactagaagtaaaccaggactaatctaggactaaaccatgactaaaccaggactaaaccaggactgaaccagaactaatctaggactaaaccatgactgaaccaggactaaaccaggactgaaccaggactaatctaggactaaaccatgactgaaccaggactaaaccaggactaacataggactaaaccatgactgaaccaggactaaaccaggactgaaccaggactaatctaggactaaaccatggcccaaccaggactaagccaggactgaaccaggactgaaccaggactaaaccaggactgaaccaggactaaaccaggactgaaccaggactaatctaggactaaaccatgactgaaccaggactaaaccagaacgaaGCAAAGGCTATAATCATGGCTGAACCAGGATATCATCATGTGTAATTTAGCtctctaaaccaggtataaacaataaagcaggtctaaaccagatcttaaTGACAGGCTGCTATATTTAACAAAATCTGTAACTACATGTGTGCACAAGGAGAACCATCTAGACATCAGTGtatgaaggtgcactatggaacttttctgatggagggtcagccacctgcttgtctccatggagatgttatcgctacCCCTGGAATGCTCTATAGTTTGTCATAAATGtatctagcttgcatttattcaccTACATGTGTTATAATTGCTAAAAATCACTAAATAAATGACTATGACaggagtcacctctccacagatctgacctgtaacttgtgcTGCTTGTcctgcatgactccatggaCATGCAAACGTTTAAAGCAggaaaaccaataacatctccgtggtgacaaggacccttcaccagaaaagttccgtagtgcgTCACTTTTCCACTTTTACGTTACACAATTGGGATTACGTGCGTTAAACGTCATAATCTTACCGTGCAAAAACGTAAACTTTCTGCTAACAGCCGGCAGCGTCCTGTTGAGCCCCAGCACTCTGTCTAAGTGAAAGGCGAACACCTCGATAGCGTCCACGGGGCTGCGAATGATCCCACACCGCCCCACGCACGCGCTACCACCATCCCGCTCTGCGTGCTTTGGGGACACGGGTGAACCGCTCATCTCTCCCTCGAATATCAGAACAGATGGTACGGCTCCGTGCGTGACTTTTCTGACACGTACAACTTTGGCATCAGCGAGAAAGCGCATGGCGTGGACATCCGTGGACGTGAACCATGGCGGAGGCTTTTGGCTGTAGATTCGAATAGAACTACTAATATAGTCAGTCTTCGTGTCATATATACCAGGAATATCCACGTGCTTATAATCTACCTTCATTATATCGCTCCAGGAAGTGTGCAGTGCATTGGTTTGGTTCGCGTCACGCTCCAAAGAGTCAACCAGGTCGTGCGTAAAAGTGCCAAACTTGTGCGTCTTCGCCTTTCTTCTCAGTTTTGGCCTGATAGTTCCTCGTATGTTAGCGGGCTTTAGACGCTTCGCTTTCAGTGTTATGTATACCACGTTGGGCCGGGTCGGAGCCACAACAGCAACGGGAAGCACCTCACTGTTCCCCGCATGATACAATCCACGCGAATGCCCACGCTGGTCATCGTCGCGCGCTGTCGTTTTATTGTGCGATGAACTTCCAAAGTGCGAAGTGACAAAAATGAGATAAACGACACATATGCCAGCGATAATTAAAGTTTTCTTGAATAAAGGGCTCCTCCGGAAAGCTTTGGTAAGTTTGGTTAAAGGGAAGCACCGCCACAGAGAGCGACATTTCCCCATTTAGAGCTTATCTGGCTATCATTGAAAGGAGTTTTAGACCAAACTTAGCAGGGAGGAGCGCAGACAACTTCCCGAGCTCATTTTGGCAGGACGGGCCGGAGTAGACATCTGTTGAGAGGGGGTCAGCTGGGAAACCCCCTCCTACCCAACATGATGGAATTCCACGTATGGAGTTCCCACGCGCGGATTAAGCAACTGCCCACTGCCTGATTAGCCAACTGTTAGGTCAGTTATGTGGTAATATTATATTGTGTACAGTATTTTCCTTAATAGTAACACCTTGGACAACATTTGGGATTAATAGtattactcagttacatttacttgactaactttttatagaaaattgtacgtttctagcagcatacttgagtaatacttttgattaaagtaacagtacagtTACTTGAGTAGAAATTTTGGTTACTATTTACACTGTGAGTAAGAATGCAAGTGACAAAAGTGaaaagatttgaacatttgtgtttctttatcCTTACCACTACTTTAGACTTGTAATATTAATagtaagtaatattattttgaagtaacattactcttacttgagtaaacttTTTTGGTCACCTCTGATTATtgagaatacttttttttgcagtcaattgtattattttttttttaatttggtgggtagagtaaccaaaaattatattatattacttcaaaataatattactcaagtagaagcacAAATTAGTGGTTGAAGAAAGTACTGGTAAGAGTAATTGTAAGAAGAACTGTTTGACCGTAACATGATTTATactttgaagttaatgtaattataAGGACAGCAGTGtaaatgatgcacaaaatgtggtattttcaaatgcaAGAAAAACCCAAAAGATTTAACAGACTTAGATAAAcattattgatccacaagggaaatgacTTTGACACAGTAGCTCACGAATTACAGTATAAAATTTAATAACAGAGAACAACAAATAAATGgtaataaaagtgaaattaatTAAAGTAGCAGGAATaggaaaatacagttttattccAGAGAgagtactgtcacactgtaaTGCAACTGTGTTCAAGCTGGATTCAAAATACAGTGTCAGAGAACTTTTCTAGGTATAATTTTAGTAAGGTACTTCCACAAAGGTACTATTGATGATTAGCCATTTAATTGATAGTTTTCATCTTTGAGCATTTAACATGTCAGAATGGAAAATTACATGATGTACATATACAGTACCTTGACATTAACATCGCTGGTTTGAGCAGACAGATTCATTGACCCATAAGTTGAtgatgcaattccagctcctatagatgaatgctgtcgttgtgttgttgggcaagacacttaacgcacctcccgccttgtgtctgtgtgcactggtgtatgaatgtgtgtgtgaatgggtgagtggttccttgatggtgGAAAAGGTGCCAACAGGTGTAACATTtacacagctaaaaaaaaaaaacaacaaaaaaacacaaaataaaaaaaaaaaaaaaaaaaaaattaaaaaacgacacaagacaaaagaaaataaaaattaataaaaataaatgggtcGCAAAGTAATTCATTTGCATGTAAAGATACTTGAGAAAATGGAACCatgtttatttctctatttatttttattagacaCTCAGGGTTTGGGCTTTTGTAACATTAACCAGCCTTGACTTTTGACCTTTTTGTTAATAGCATGAGTAGCCTAAAATACATAGCCTGACTTCTAAAAATGGGTTAGTGGGTCATCTATGCGATTCTGATGACACCTGCTGGCCATTAGCTTAACCCATGCAAATACTAAGGTCTGCAAAACAAGCTAAGTGCACAAGAGGTAGTCATGGATGTATTAAAAGCtatattattgaaaaaaaaagtggaagTGGATGGCATGATTTTGTAGTGTTTGTGGTACAGGACACAGCTCAGTCCAAGTAGCCAAAGGACATCCTGTTTTAAAGACGACTATACAAAAATAACCAGTTGCCTATTGTGCTTTGAAATACCAAAGCCTCAGTTTTCATTCTAAAAATAGTCTGCCACAGCCCGGTCTATTGCAGACAATGGAACTCattcattgtatttttacacGGAGTCAGTGTAAGTATTTAAGATTTTGCTCACTATAGTGGTTAAAAGTTATGGGTTTAAGAagtccattttattttctcttgtGGGCACAAGTGCTGGAGAGTTGGTCAAATGTATAGcctactgaagtaagagtattCAAGTATTCAAgtaagtaaaagtcaaagtttatCAAATATCTGGGAAAAAACATTGGATAATGCTCATATTTTGGTAAAGAATAGAGCTCCTTCAGTTGCTATCATgcaatcccagcatgcacctccaaGCCCCATACAGGGAGGCAAAATGGCGGGAAGTCCCATAGAAAGTAACAGCATAGGCCGTAATGAAAAAACTTTATGAGAGTTTCAGAGATTGTGGTTTATTGTTGCACACCAGGATGTACAGATTAACAGATTTGCAAAGCTCTTGATTGACAGTAGAAATGGACTTTTGCAGCGAAATGTTCTAGCTGCTAATCAAGCCGTACATTAATTAAGCTgtgaatgtatttatatatcgattttgttttattacaattaGCAGAGAGAGTAGTTTGAAGAGAAACGATCCCAAATGCTTTTTGCAAAACACTGTTAATTTGCATAATGTTAATTGACTGCTTAGAAATGTGGactgtacaaaataaaatcacaatctaAAGTTATAtcattgttttttgtgtgttaattaCATTGACATGAGTGATTCAGCCGCTAATAAACTACAACATCTCCACATTAACTTGAGCACACCGTGTTTTCCCTATTTCATCAATATCAGTAAACTTCATAGGTACAGGGCTTTAAAATAAAGTCTATTATTTGCAAACATCTCCAGGGACCCTTTTTGACAGTATAAGAAGGTGAAAAGTAAACCAGATGTCCAGATATTGCAGAGTTAAGGTGAAATCAACGAGATCTATACTCACACCCGTGTCAG includes the following:
- the gask1b gene encoding Golgi-associated kinase 1B, whose translation is MGKCRSLWRCFPLTKLTKAFRRSPLFKKTLIIAGICVVYLIFVTSHFGSSSHNKTTARDDDQRGHSRGLYHAGNSEVLPVAVVAPTRPNVVYITLKAKRLKPANIRGTIRPKLRRKAKTHKFGTFTHDLVDSLERDANQTNALHTSWSDIMKVDYKHVDIPGIYDTKTDYISSSIRIYSQKPPPWFTSTDVHAMRFLADAKVVRVRKVTHGAVPSVLIFEGEMSGSPVSPKHAERDGGSACVGRCGIIRSPVDAIEVFAFHLDRVLGLNRTLPAVSRKFTFLHDNAPCPVVQWAPSPPSSVHITWAQYQRSLKHKCWLKNISPKSDSDCCSIHHHEWSRLALFDFLLQIHRRLDPLCCGFKPRLHDECGDSGCSRLEDMKLEHLTHTEEDPRHLLFTHNRGFFDRNEDNLDFRLLQGITELPAGTVGVLRNGRLRERLLQSLFIDQTFWESQGGRQGIDKLIGVLEKRSQVLLTYINAHGITLTPMNT